The following proteins are co-located in the Pecten maximus unplaced genomic scaffold, xPecMax1.1, whole genome shotgun sequence genome:
- the LOC117318791 gene encoding receptor-type tyrosine-protein phosphatase T-like — protein MTTRMIFLRRDVILIILMVLNTVVSESNVAVSKSANQSSDYNNKWIAGKAVDNCLNTDVRYGCCIHTKDIGHDTVWWRVDLGELVTVNRIKIYYRGGYQRRFAGYQLFVSNTTNTTTDGVLCYEDESSKEADVQLKVTHQCPYVGQYVTVYNSRGNPKRPDWYSNNAILELCEVQVFDCIPQKYGTTCDQDCSRNCLGSMCEQVNGNCSDCIPQKYGVKCEHNCSTNCQGSLCEKDSGNCHECTPGLYGMDCTKTCGLCTSCIKDTGVCVTECDPGYQGDFCNTTRSQIFENTPVDAGPIVGAVVGMIFVAVIAIVIVILIRRRRINASKQESFTDIGRSNVHVNMYSEPLETENQPGKSDAAEKNTLSNTAGQDGTPVDSAHVYVNAQQVAGKSGSPNSVYYNSGPVGFPVSSLKSLVQTKLQNKAKAFENEYKSIPSGDLHEHKVGMLEQNKPKNRFKTTFPYDHSRVILDKVGKDPHSDYINANYIDSVTKPAEYVATQGPRPGTVNDFWRMIWQLTTGKIVMLTNLIEGGRAKCDKYWPDEGEPLITPHFSIILDRERSYAFYVIRDLTVTEKKTKSVRQIHQFHYTTWPDHGTPDPNELVVFHRRVMNYSTVLTGKMVVHCSAGIGRTGTFLALDALLEYGKECGSIDVMQYIKTMRKDRINMVQTVEQYIAIHQLLIEAFDMPDTLIPRMKYHKTLTALCNGGPTNQTKLRKEYQII, from the exons ATGACGACGAGAATGATTTTCTTAAGAAGAGATGTGATCCTGATCATTCTCATGGTATTAAATACTGTCGTATCTGAAA GTAATGTCGCCGTATCAAAGTCAGCTAACCAGAGTAGCGATTACAACAATAAGTGGATAGCTGGTAAGGCTGTGGATAACTGTTTGAACACAGACGTAAGATATGGCTGCTGTATACATACCAAAGACATAGGTCACGACACGGTCTGGTGGCGTGTTGATCTGGGAGAGCTGGTGACCGTTAATAGGatcaaaatatattacagaG GTGGATATCAGCGGAGATTTGCCGGATACCAGCTCTTTGTATCCAATACCACCAACACGACAACAGATGGCGTCCTCTGTTACGAGGACGAGAGTAGCAAAGAAGCAGATGTACAGCTGAAGGTAACACACCAGTGCCCGTATGTAGGTCAGTATGTGACTGTGTACAACTCTAGAGGCAACCCAAAACGACCCGATTGGTATAGTAATAACGCTATTCTGGAGTTATGTGAGGTACAAGTGTTTG ATTGTATTCCTCAGAAATACGGCACTACATGTGATCAGGACTGTTCTAGAAATTGCCTTGGCAGTATGTGTGAGCAAGTAAATGGAAACTGTTCAG ATTGCATTCCTCAGAAGTATGGCGTTAAATGTGAGCATAACTGTTCTACTAATTGCCAGGGTAGTCTGTGTGAGAAAGACAGCGGGAATTGTCACG AATGTACGCCGGGTTTATACGGAATGGACTGCACCAAGACATGCGGCCTTTGTACTAGCTGTATAAAGGACACTGGTGTCTGTGTGACCGAATGTGATCCAGGTTACCAAGGGGATTTCTGTAATACAA CACGATCCCAAATTTTTGAAAACACTCCAGTTGACGCAGGGCCAATTGTAGGAGCTGTTGTAGGGATGATTTTTGTCGCTGTCATCGCTATTGTTATTGTCATCCTCATCAGAAG ACGTAGAATAAATGCCAGTAAACAGGAATCCTTTACTGATATTGGTCGTTCCAATGTACACGTGAACATGTACAGCGAACCACTAGAAACAGAAAATCAGCCTGGCAAATCTGATGCGGCGGAGAAAAACACTCTCAGTAATACAGCAG GTCAAGATGGGACACCCGTGGACTCTGCCCATGTATATGTAAACGCTCAGCAGGTAGCCGGAAAGTCCGGATCTCCTAATAGCGTCTACTATAATTCCGGTCCTGTTGGATTTCCCGTCTCCAGTCTCAAATCTCTTGTTCAAACAAAACTGCAAAACAAGGCAAAGGCTTTCGAAAACGAATATAAG TCTATACCGTCAGGAGATTTACACGAACATAAAGTTGGAATGTTAGAACAAAACAAGCCAAAGAACAGATTTAAAACCACGTTTCCCT ATGATCATTCACGTGTGATTCTTGATAAAGTTGGGAAAGATCCACACTCCGATTACATCAACGCCAACTACATCGAC AGTGTTACAAAACCTGCGGAGTACGTTGCAACACAAg GACCAAGGCCTGGCACTGTTAACGATTTCTGGCGGATGATTTGGCAACTGACGACCGGCAAAATTGTTATGTTGACAAATCTGATTGAAGGCGGAAGA GCAAAGTGCGACAAATATTGGCCGGATGAAGGAGAACCTTTGATTACGCCACACTTCAGCATCATCCTGGATAGGGAAAGGTCGTATGCCTTCTACGTCATCCGGGACCTTACAGTTACAGAAAAGAAG ACGAAGTCAGTACGTCAGATACATCAGTTCCACTATACCACGTGGCCCGACCACGGGACTCCAGACCCAAACGAACTCGTTGTCTTCCACCGCCGTGTGATGAACTACAGTACTGTCCTCACAGGGAAAATGGTTGTTCATTGCAG TGCTGGTATAGGCAGAACGGGGACATTCCTTGCCTTGGACGCTCTCTTGGAATATGGGAAGGAGTGTGGTAGCATTGACGTAATGCAATACATAAAAACCATGCGGAAGGATAGGATCAATATGGTTCAAACTGTT